The Malus domestica chromosome 08, GDT2T_hap1 genomic interval acttttgaaaagaaaaaaaacagtattatagtgtttggtaaacttttatgtaaaacagatgtgaaaaaaagtcagtttttcaaagctgggttttgcaactttgtgtttttggcttttttcacccaaaactgtgaaaaaaaactaaagctgaatatttaccaaacacaaaaaagctcatagcttttttttatacccaatttttttcaaaatcacctcagtaccaaaacAGGCCTTAAAACATATAAATACAtactttttatgttttcatATTATTGACAAATTGGGCCAACTAAAAATGCTCACTAAAAGCCCACATAAATCATGACTCTTGGGCTATCTCTTTTTCTTGGCTGGCCCTAAGTGAAAAAATATACATTGATGTTCTTCATTCACGAAGCACACAAACAGGTGCTTATTCTATAAAGTATTTTAAGTACTTTTTTATATTGtatactagcatttgcctacataTTTTATGTGTacgaatacatttttttttaaaatgagaaggagagagggagagagagaacgtggggggagtgggaggtttttacttttggttttcggttttttttatatttaatattggaggtattttacatgtaagtgagacTTCAATAAAAATCAGTAAAATTTGtacctgtgaaattacattattgcccatcattttttttgtgtgatagaaaaCTAAGTAGTCTTTTCATCATCTTTTGATTGATAAAGagggtttcattaattaataaagcTAAGTATTTTTAACATTGTTTGTCAAACACTATAAAAACACTTTTGGTTAATTTAGATAAACTTCCAAGTACAACCTAATATCCATGGTGGGAACTTTTTCCCCTTTTCTTATGGTTTGTAGTGCCACAATCTAATAATATCTCCAATGAAGGTTTCAAGGGAATAGGCAAATGCCTTGGGCAAAAATACCTAAGAAGGTTTCGTGAGGCAAAATAGCCTTGTTGTAGGAGATAAGGCAATTTTGGGTCAATGTCAAATTGAaccaaaaaaccgaaaaaaaacatCGAACCAAACTAAACTGAACTATAATTTGGTATGGTTTAAGCAAAAAATAAACTGGTTGAAATCGAATCTACCCCTTTTGGATGGTGTGCTTGGAGTTTCGACAAGGAAAAagcggaggagagagagaaagcgggGTGGTGGTGGGTCAgagaagaaatttaaaaaaaaaaaaaaaactttatccATGTGTCACGTTTAAAGTAAGATTTTTTTAACAGTTGTGATAAACTTTGTCGCAGAAAAACGATTTGTGCGATGTTGTACAAAGGATATGGTCTGTAATTTTTTGAGAATAATACTTGACTATTCAAAAAATAAGTAGGAGTTTCTACTTAAAATTGTTTATTGCCGATTCATAGAGCTTTATTTTTATGATCCAAACCGTTCTTATTATAAATAACTTTAACGTCACATCTGCAAAAAAAGTCTATTAAAATTAAGCCGTTTAGTCATCTAATTGTGTAAAAACAGATGAGCATAATCGATAAAAACATTACAAACCGTCTATCTATTTGCTACCATAGATTGACTagacgaccttagttttaattcattttttgccAAGATAATCTTCACATAGTGCAACAAAACTCTAAACAATTATGATCACAAATACAAAACTCCGTTAATGAGAATTTTGAAGAATTTCTACTCATATTTGAGtagtcaaatttttttatttttttaagggaCATATTAGACAAGACAAATATTAAAgcgaattttaacgaaaagttcatgaccttatttattttaacgaaaaaccacatttttatattaaaacgTCAATCttagtactatttactttaccctttattttatcattaccattaaaactcaaaattttcaaatattttttattagttttcataaTATTAAAAGACAAAATGCCGATAACTATGAAATTTCATTTTGCAATGATTTTGACGCGGAGGCTGTCGGGTCAATGTCGGACTCCGTGGATAAAAATGCCACGTAGGCCACAATCATTTTCCCACAAAGTCGTTGTTTTTTTCGCCCTTTTGTTTGTGGGAGTGGGAGACTTGCTTTTGGCCTTTATGTCATTCCCATCGCTTTATTATTTGCCCATTTCATATTTTGACCGGACAATTCATAATTTTTGCATTTTTGGAGTTAATATTTGACTAAGAACATAATTGTTGGCCGCCATCATACTTTTCAAAATCCCTTTGTGGCCCCAAGGAAATTTATAGTTttccactttgaattttattttcttcacaTCATTACTTTGATAAATTATTTTACATAATTTACATGACGAGGAATGCTAAGAaagctccttttttttttttttttcttcttctgaccAGATGAGATGATGATTAGTGGGTCGATGTGTGCTCTTGATCACAATTattaaaggggtgtgatatccacacacccctttttacttctctcatatttttttttaattttcagccgtcggatcggatgaattgaagaagatcaacggacataatttaacaaggggtgtgtgagaagtaaaaattgatgtgtggatagcacaccccttattaaaataaaggaaaggTGATGGGATGCTCTTTTACTCAATTTCGGGCCGCCATGTTCATTCGTGTGAGAGTCAGAAGTAGAAAGATATGTTTGACGTAGTCAGTCTCGTCTTTTAGGGATTCTTCTTAGACTGTCTATTTTCTCACAGTTCAGCGTTAATTATcttgtcaacattataaaatatgtggtaaaaatatgagatgacagaGAGTTTATAAAGAGTCTCACTGTAAACAGAATCCCTCAATTAGCATTTTTCTTtaattgaataatcatcaaaagCACATAAAAGTCCTTAGAATAATCATTTAACTCTACTTTGGTTCTGAGGACCAATCAAGAGTTATTCAAAGTGTAGGTGTTAAAAAAGTCTTGGTCTCTCACCAATTAACTAATAGTTAGGTACTTAAACTTTTAATACTAAATTTGGGGATAATATCTTGATACTTGCCCAAATTCTTATCTAATTACGTGAGTCAATAACTAGCAACATATGTACTTTTACGTAAGTCCATCCAATTCAAGATTGTGAATATGCGGAGAGAAGTCAATCTCTTCTCAAACtttttgtttccaaaaaaaCATATGTAATTTTATCTGGTTGTTAATTAGATGAActtacatttatttttatttttcgtttttgATGAAAAACATGCACGAGTAACTCAAGAAAAACACAAAGATCATCCTTAAAgaaataaagattaaaaaaaaaaaatcaaggtcAACATAGTGTCATATTTTGTTCTTCAGTGAAATTCATAAAGTAACATATCATACTGGTAATACCGACATTTTATTTACAACATTAAAAGAAGTTTCAAACTTGAATTATTCGTCCAAATTCACAAGAAAGCGACATTAATTAAACTTTTTCATAAGAAAATGACTTATCTGAGCTTATCTTAATTGAATTTGGAACAAAAAACACTAGATATCACTATCATTCtggccaaattttttgtggcaGTATGTGACATGAGGCTAAAGGTGTCAATAACTCCATAtggaaaaagagagaagaaaaatcaaAGGCAAAGACGCGcttaaaagaaaaagatgatGGTCTGTTTAATAAAAATGTGATGTGATCCTCTCCAATCCAAACACAATACCAAAGTACAAAGATCAAAATAGTAATTAGAGAAAGGGAAATACGAAGAATATGAGGTGGAGTATCTTTAGCATTTGTCAATATAAATTGTCAGACACCTTATATTTTTCATAATTCTATATAAagtaaattgtaacaataattctttaattttaatttaattggaacaaggaaactttaacgaaaaactctcggtattgttcattttaacaagaaaatcacatttgtatactaaaaaatcaatcttgatactattcattttacctttcattttgcccttatcgttaaaactcaaaactttcaagtattttttattagttttcctttgaaacAATGGTAAAGAGTTTATAGAGAATCTTACTTTTAAGAGAATTCTCTTACTATCTTTCCAAGTTAATTACAATAATCTCAAAGAGTGTCTTggcatttttctttccaaaaactAAATATcaatatttcaatattttcaaccacACCACCAAAAGCCATAACTGAAACTGAACATGGCTTCATTAATGGCTTCCGGTGGCTCTGACAGTGACTCCACAATACAAAGACATAGACACAGCCTTGGCCGTTGGTTGAGCGGGCGCACTCCTCACTGCTCCTCTCTCTCATTAAATGGTCTACCTCCTCCTCCTTCGAAGTTTCAAACCCACTCTCTTTTCGCAGAGTACTCTTAATTTTCAGTTTTGTTTGTTGGGTCTTTGAAGTTCGCAATTTTGGTTGGTGGGTTTTCTTGAGTTGCTGAAATTTTTAATCTTGGTAGAGAAAAGAAGAATTATCAGAGAAATGGTGGAGACCAAGACGGAGAAGAATTTCCATTGACGACCATGAAGTTGTTATCTGTAACTAAAACGGCAATGGGGGCGAGAGCCCAAGTCGGCGCCTTTGCCGTAGCGTTAATCTTGTTCGTGATTCAGAGTGGTTTTGCGCAGCAGGGTTCTTTGAGCTCCGACATGGAGCGGTCGGCGTTACTGGAGCTCCGGTCTTCGTTGGGTCTCAGAAGCAAAAACTGGCCCAGAAAGGCCGACCCATGTTCATCCTGGACCGGAGTCACATGCAGCAAGAATGGCCGTGTCACTGGAATTACCGTGTCCGGTTTGAGGCGAACCCGAGTGGGCCAGCAAAACCCCCGGTTCTCCGTCGATTCACTGGCTAATATCACCCTCTTGGCTTCTTTCAACGCCTCCGGGTTCGCGCTTCCTGGGTCCATACCCGACTGGTTTGGCCAAAGACTTGGTGCACTCCAGGTGCTCGACCTTAGGTCTGCGTCAGTCATTGGTTCTATTCCCCAGTCGCTTGGTAATTTGAAAAATCTTACTTCTTTGTATTTATCTGGCAATGATATTACTGGGATTTTACCTTCTGCGTTGATAAACATAACAGAGTTGGAAATTCTTGATCTTTCGAGGAATGCGATTACTGGGTCCATACCTTCTGGCTTTGCCAATCTTGGAAAGCTTGAAAGTCTTGACCTTTCTTCAAACTTCTTATCTGGGTCGGTTCCACCAGGTTTGGGAACCCTTTCAAGGCTTAAGTTCTTGGACTTGTCTGATAATAGTCTCACCGATTCGATTCCGGTTCAGTTTAGTAACCTTTCCCGGTTGGTTGAGCTTGATCTTAGCAAGAACACTTTGTCTGGGTCATTGCCTGTGGAACTGAGAGGGTTGAGGAGTTTGAGGAGGATGGGTATTGGAGATAATGCTGTGGAAGGTCCATTGCCGGAGGGTTTGTTTTCGAGTCTTGTTCAGCTGGAAGTTCTGGTTCTGAGTCGGAATAAATTTGATGGTGCTCTTCCTGGTGCCTTGTGGTCACTTCCCAGTTTGCGATTTCTCGATGTATCCCGCAACAATTTTACAGGAACTCTACCGAGCCTGGGTTCAAATGCTAGTGTTAGTGGCGCTGTGTTCAACCTTTCTCATAATCTGTTATATGGAAATCTTACATTTCCTGTTGGGAAATTTGGCTCAATCGATTTGTCTGATAATTTTTTCCAAGGCAAGGTATTAGAGGATAGTCAAAGCAATGATACTCTTACTGGAAATTGCCTACAGATTGTACCAAATCAAAAGAGTTTGCAGGATTGTAGGCAGTTTTATGAAGGGAGGGGTTTAAGTTTCGATGATTTTGGGGCCCTAGAACCAGCTCAGCCACCTTTCCTAGAACCTGAATCAAAGAGCAAGAACCGATTAACATTTATATTGGTTGGGATATTTGGTGGACTCGGCTTCATTGTGATTTTGGTACTGGTTCTGGTAGTGCTCCTGAAAATGTGCAATAAAGGCACAAATCAACGTGGAAGTGCAAATGTTGGGCCTGTTCCAGAAGGAGATGACCCTTCACTCCCCAAAGATCTCATCGATGCATCAGGTCGAGGAGATTCATTTACGTATGAGCAGATTCTCCATTCCACTTCTGCTTTCAGTGAAGCAAATCTTATAAAACATGGACACTCTGGAGACATATACCGAGGATCCTTGGCGAGTGGAACCCCTGTAGTTATCAAAAGGGTAAATTTGCATTCCGTAAAGAAAGAATCATACACGATAGAAATGGATTTATTCAGCAAGGTTtcacatacgagattggtgCCACTTTTGGGTCACTGCTTAGAGCATGAGAGCGAGAAGCTTCTGGTTTACAAATACATGCCAAATGGAGACTTGGCTAGTTCCTTGCACAGGGTTACCAACTTAGGAGATGGCAATTTACAGTCCCTGGATTGGATTACAAGATTAAAAATTGCAATTGGAGCTGCTGAAATCCTAGCTTACCTACATCATGAATGCAGCCCACCGCTCGTTCACAGGTATTCCTCATCTTGCTTTCAGCTATTGTCACATCTTACAGACATTGTTCATGAATTATAGTGATTTCGAGTCCTCGTACTAATAAAATGTAGTATTTTTTGGCTCAAGTTAAATATGTCTAATAAACCTGCTTAGTCTATCAAAATAAAGATTCCGTAATGATAGTGAATGGTTACAAATACAACTATTGAAACCGAAGGCAAAGCATGCCTTGTGGTTGATAGTTTATGGTTACACCACTTGGTACCTTTCATTCGAGACTGTAGTTCCCTGACTGACTATAGTTTTTTACTTCATGCTTAATTGTGCTGTATTTTGCTAATTTTAGTTAGTTGACAAGCGATTGAAAGTTTATTTTTGGTTGTTGAAGAGATGTTCAAGCAAGCAGTATACTTCTCGATGATAAATTTGAGGTCCGGCTTGGAAGCTGGAGTGAGGTCCGTGTGCAAGAAGGGGATGGTAACCCAAATGTGATCACGAGATTGTTGCGGAAACAACAGTAAGTGTTCCTTATGAGTAGCCCTGCATTCCTAACATATGCAATCTTTAGcattttttcatcaaattaTACTTCAGTCGTGGATAATATATGAGAAGCATAATCACAGTTTCCGTTCTGTCTTATGCAGAACCTTGGAACAAAGCCCTTATGGTACGTAAATCTACTTGAAActttttttctgaaaatttcGTTCCTGTATCTCGCTTCCCAGTTAAACCTCTCAAGTCTTGGGTCCTTATATTTCTCGTTCAATAGATTAATTAGTTTTCGTTTCTTTCTGCATGGACAGCCTCGGCATCAGCTGCTTGCTCATATGATGTATACTGTTTTGGGAAGGTTTTGCTTGAGCTTGTAACGGGTAAGCTTGGCATCAGCAAATCTGATGATTCGTCTACAAGGGAGTTGTTGGATCACACGGTGCGCTACATCAGCATATATGACAAGGAACTGTTGAATAAGATTGTTGACCCATCTCTGATAGTAGATGAAGATCTATTGGAAGAAGTTTGGGCCATGGCAATCGTGGCCAGGTCCTGCCTCAACCCCAAGCCATCTAAGCGTCCCCCGATGAAATACATCCTTAAGGCATTGGAAAACCCTCTAAAGGTGGTGAGGGAAGAGAGTTCCAGCTCTGCAAGGCTGCGAACAGCTTCATCGAGAAGATCCTGGAGCACTGCTTTCTTTGGTAGCTGGCAGCAGAGCTCATCAGATAGCGCCACCGCTCCTGGCCACACGAGCAGAGAGAGTATCAGTGGCTTAAAACGGGAATCCTCTGCATCACACAAAAGGTTATCAAGTGAAATATTCCCTGAGCCAATTGAAATACAAGATCTCGAGCGACAAGATGAACATTAGATATGAAGAACAACGACGTAGTCTTCACACAGACCACCGGTATCTGCGTTAAGCTCTGCATTGCTCTGCATCTGCGATTCTGCGTTAAGCTCGACGACGATGCCGGATAAAGATTACGAGCTATCTGGCGGATTGGAAATGCCTGGTGAAGTTGGTCTAAAAGTTGAGCCAGATTGTTATTGGTATGATAAGCttgttaaattgaagaaaacaaGCTGCAAAACTCAGTGACGGATGCTTTATAAAAGATCCCACGAGTGGAGTATGAATTTGTTACAGATTGGAAATTGGTAATAAATCTTATACAAGAATTTTCGTGGttgtcaaaattcaaacttcatCAGATACAAAAGCATTTGCACTGTTTCTGGAAGCACTTTTTCTACAaacaaaagcacttaaaaatattttggCATAACTCCTTACTTTAGTTATCGACAATGAAAATCGATAAAAGTCCCTGAGTTTGTCTGTTGTAATCTTTCCGTAAAAAATCCATCAATAtcaaaaatacccttaaaagGGTGATCACATAATCGTTCACGTGACCAAAATGATTCATGGTCAACagtctcagggaccacttctatccATTTTCGTTGTCAGTAACCAAATTGAAGAGTTAAGCTAATCTCAGGGTTATAGCTAAAAAGCCAAACTTAAAAAGTGCATCTATGTCAAGAACCACTTTCtagaaaagcacttccaaatgcTTTTGCATAATACACTTCCAAACAAGTCCCTAACAACCTAGATCATCTCGAGAGAAAGAAATCAAAGTGAATCGGAGGATAGTCATAATATGCAAGAAACATTTCATTCAGAATGCAGAAAAGTTTGTACCACATATGGGGCAAAGAAAAGTAAAGGGCTTTTAAGCACTTAATTTACAGTTCTCTATTGGAGCAAATCATTTACAGTTCACCTAGATCATCCATAGATGCTCGCGTCTTCTTATCACGAAGCAAACATGCTTCACAGGGAAAGAATATCGAATTCATGGGGCATGTAGTCTTCGCTCGGCCTGTAGTATTTGTCGGGAGAGTAGAGACTCAAGTTGGAAACTTGGCTAGTATAAAGGCAGGCAAATCTCTCGACCTGCATCATGAAAACACAGTTCCAATTGATGCCATCTTAGAGAAAAAGGCTTAAGTAAgaatgtgtgtttttttttaaaggttgACGCCATTTTACACCGCACCTGATGGGAAAAGCGGGAGTTCTGATAGCCAGTCTTCATGAGTTGCCCCCAGATCTTATGAAACTGCAAATGTAAGCAAACCACAAGTCAACATTCTTGAAACCAAACTCATATACCACTGGACTAAAGCCTCAGAACTAGGAAGCATGTTTCATGTTGTACAAGAGAATCACTACCATTTGGTGACATTCACGTTGAGCCTGTTGATGGGCGA includes:
- the LOC103440482 gene encoding probable LRR receptor-like serine/threonine-protein kinase At2g16250; the encoded protein is MKLLSVTKTAMGARAQVGAFAVALILFVIQSGFAQQGSLSSDMERSALLELRSSLGLRSKNWPRKADPCSSWTGVTCSKNGRVTGITVSGLRRTRVGQQNPRFSVDSLANITLLASFNASGFALPGSIPDWFGQRLGALQVLDLRSASVIGSIPQSLGNLKNLTSLYLSGNDITGILPSALINITELEILDLSRNAITGSIPSGFANLGKLESLDLSSNFLSGSVPPGLGTLSRLKFLDLSDNSLTDSIPVQFSNLSRLVELDLSKNTLSGSLPVELRGLRSLRRMGIGDNAVEGPLPEGLFSSLVQLEVLVLSRNKFDGALPGALWSLPSLRFLDVSRNNFTGTLPSLGSNASVSGAVFNLSHNLLYGNLTFPVGKFGSIDLSDNFFQGKVLEDSQSNDTLTGNCLQIVPNQKSLQDCRQFYEGRGLSFDDFGALEPAQPPFLEPESKSKNRLTFILVGIFGGLGFIVILVLVLVVLLKMCNKGTNQRGSANVGPVPEGDDPSLPKDLIDASGRGDSFTYEQILHSTSAFSEANLIKHGHSGDIYRGSLASGTPVVIKRVNLHSVKKESYTIEMDLFSKVSHTRLVPLLGHCLEHESEKLLVYKYMPNGDLASSLHRVTNLGDGNLQSLDWITRLKIAIGAAEILAYLHHECSPPLVHRDVQASSILLDDKFEVRLGSWSEVRVQEGDGNPNVITRLLRKQQTLEQSPYASASAACSYDVYCFGKVLLELVTGKLGISKSDDSSTRELLDHTVRYISIYDKELLNKIVDPSLIVDEDLLEEVWAMAIVARSCLNPKPSKRPPMKYILKALENPLKVVREESSSSARLRTASSRRSWSTAFFGSWQQSSSDSATAPGHTSRESISGLKRESSASHKRLSSEIFPEPIEIQDLERQDEH